Below is a window of Thermodesulfobacteriota bacterium DNA.
GTATCTGTACCTCGGCCAAGAGACGCCCCCCGCCGAGCCCCAGCTCGTATCGAAAAGGATAAAGATAGAGGTGCCTCCGGGGCCGACACCCACACAGCCGACTCCTGCAAAACCGGCTCCGGCAAAGCCCGCGCCCGCCGAGCCGGTACCAGCAAAACCGGAGCCGGTAAAACCCGAACCAATAGCCAAAACACCTGAAAAGCCCAAGCCGGCGCCGCCTGAGCCGGCCCCCAAAAAGACCGCCAAGACGGCCGTAGCCCCGGCAAAGAAGCCCTGGGCCGTAAACGTGGCATCTTTTATCAGCGCGAACGAAGCCAATAAACTCAGGGACAAACTCCGTAAGGCGGGCTATAATGCCTACACCACCGAGTTCATAAAAGACGGCCGG
It encodes the following:
- a CDS encoding SPOR domain-containing protein, with product MRTKLLAALLVVALAGAGAYLYLGQETPPAEPQLVSKRIKIEVPPGPTPTQPTPAKPAPAKPAPAEPVPAKPEPVKPEPIAKTPEKPKPAPPEPAPKKTAKTAVAPAKKPWAVNVASFISANEANKLRDKLRKAGYNAYTTEFIKDGRKWHRLRTGFYATKDEAGRAGKRISEKFGTTSAWIVKPSAAEANKYRK